From the genome of Bubalus bubalis isolate 160015118507 breed Murrah chromosome 2, NDDB_SH_1, whole genome shotgun sequence, one region includes:
- the MTX2 gene encoding metaxin-2 isoform X3: MCNLPIKVVCRANAEYMSPSGKVPFIHVGNQVVSELGPIVQFVKAKGHSLSDGLDEVQKAEMKAYMELVNNMLLTAELYLQWCDDATVGEITHARYGSPYPWPLNHILAYQKQWEVKRKMKAIGWGNKTLDQVLEDVDQCCQALSQRLGTQPYFFNKQPTELDALVFGHLYTILTTQMTNDELSEKVKNYSNLLAFCRRIEQHYFGKGSSSIRLS; encoded by the exons GTAAAGTACCTTTTATTCATGTAGGAAATCAAGTAGTATCAGAACTTGGTCCAATAGTCCAATTCGTTAAAGCCAAG GGCCATTCTCTTagtgatgggctggatgaagtccagaaagcagaaatgaaagcCTACATGGAATTAGTCAACAAtatgctgttgactgcagag ctgtaTCTTCAGTGGTGTGATGATGCTACTGTAGGAGAG ATCACTCATGCTAGGTATGGCTCTCCTTACCCTTGGCCTCTGAATCATATTTTGGCCTATCAGAAACAGTGGGAAGTCAAACGTAAGATGAAAGCTATTGGATGGGGTAACAAGACTCTGGACCAG GTCTTAGAAGATGTAGACCAGTGCTGTCAAGCTCTTTCTCAAAGACTGGGAACACAACCATATTTCTTCAATAAACA GCCTACTGAACTAGACGCACTGGtgtttggccatctgtataccATTCTTACTACACAAATGACCAATGATGAACTTTCTGAGAAGGTGAAAAACTACAGCAACCTCCTTGCTTTCTGTAGAAGAATTGAACAACACTATTTTGGCAAAGGCAGCTCATCTATCAGATTGTCTTAG